A window of Adhaeribacter arboris genomic DNA:
TTGAATTGAGCAAATTCTACTCCGTTCAGCACCGATACTTTCCGGGAATCCGGAATATTCTGAATGCCGTAATCGGCAGTAAAGGTTAAGCCAACTTTGCCTTCCTTCGCGCTTTTAGTCGTAATTAAAACTACGCCGTTAGATCCTCGGGCACCATAAATAGCCGTTGAGGCGGCATCTTTCAGAATGGTAATACTTTCAATATCGTTGGGGTTTAAATTTTGCCCCACATTGGTTCCTACCGCAAAACCATCTATTACGTACAAGGGGTCGCTGCCGGCCCCCAAGGAACTAATGCCCCGTACCCGTACTTCAAACTGACTACCGGGCGTACCATTTTTTTGTTTTACCGCTACTCCGGGTGCCTGGCCCTGAATTAATCGGGTGACGTTAGAGGCCGGAACTTCCCCGATATCGCCCATATTTATATTAGATACCGCCGAAGTAATATCCCGTTTCCGTTGCGTGCCGTAGCCTACTACTACCACTTCTTCCAAAGCCTTCACATCGGCACCCAGCGTAATGTTAATAGAGTTGCGGTTATTAATGGCAACTTCCTGGGTATTATAACCAATAAAAGAAATTACTAAGGTGCCTTCGCCATTGGGTACAGTTAAACTATAATTACCCGATGGGTCGGTTGAGGTACCGTTGGTGGTTCCTTTGAGCAACACGGTAACGCCAGGTAGGCCTTCGCCTTTATCTCCCGTGACCTTACCGGTAACCGCGATATTTTGCGCCCAGGCTTCGGTCGTGGCCATTAGCAACAGCAGAAATAGAAGCATATACTTCCGCTTTTTTGGTAAATAGTCTTTCATAAATAACATCATTTAGCTGTAGATGAAATAATTAGAACCTGTATAAAGAGTAAGCAGATAAAATTTTTAAAATAGTCTGGCCCATACTAGTAGTAATATACCCAGGATAAAACCAAGGCAGAATACCTGTTATAGGTTGACAGAAATGAATGTACTTTACATGAAAACTTACCTATTAATATGTCTAGAGATACCTCTATATAATTAAGACTCGTCCGGTTCAGCTGGAAGCTTATTTAGCCGTACGTGCGGCTTTACACCTGTGTGATTTTTTCTGAAAGCATATACTTTATCTTTCAGCCTTATAAATTTTGCAGGTATATTTTATAAGGTAAAATTTATTGAATTAAATAAAGGGAACTATCCTGTTGTATCCTGTGCTGGAAAGAATTATGTAAAATTTCCAATATTGCTACCTATTTAATTGAAAATTTATGGAGAATCCAGATTTAAGCTGCAGGTATTTCTAAAAATGCAAGGAAAATTAAATCTATTAGCTGAGAAGCGTTTTAATTTAAAAATACCTCATCGATTAAGAGCAAAGCGGGGCTTCCTTTACTCTTGTGCCAACCAGGTAATTGTTTTACGGGCTTCGCGACAATTTTTAGATAAGAAACCGGGTGGGGCTTAAATTTACTCTCCAATAATTGAATAACGGGTTTGTTCACCTGGGTGGGTTGTTTTGGTTTTAAGGTGGCTAATAGCTGTAAATGGTCTTTAGTAGTACCGCCCCAAACTTCTACGGTACTTGGCGGGAATATATTATTTTCAGATTCAATCAAGGTATTCAGGGCGACTGCCGAAAGCAGAATGGGTTGCTTAAATTCCGAAACGAGTTCCATTTCATTTTTATAAAAACCGGCCCAATTATTTGCCCAAGCCGGACTGTTCGCGTTAAAGGTACCTAATTCACCGTCGAAGAAAGTTTTAGCGCCGCTGGCCTGGTGTACCCGGTTCAGAGGATAAACCAATCGAACGCTATCCGGTTTATAATTACTACGGTACAGGTTGAAAACGGCTACTTCACTGCCCAGCCAACCGGTTTTGTAGGCTCTCGCTTTTAGAGTCGTCATTCCGGCTAATATCGTTCCGCTCTTAAAAATTAATGATTTGCTACTATCGGGCTCGCTGCCATTTAAGGTATACCGGATCGTAACGCCTTTAATGGGATGAAATAATTGCAAAGGCAAAGTTTCCCGGAAAATGGGGGAGCTGTTTTTAAGCTGCGGCGGGTTTAGTTTGATCAGGCGGGTACCATCGTCTTTAAAACCAGCGATAAAATTTATGTTCTTATAGGTACGCTGTAATTGTTGTATTTCCGTATCCGTTAAACCGGTATTCCACAAAGTAAGCGTATGCAAATTTTTAAAACCAGGTAATTGTTTTTGTAAATCTTGGTAATGCAAATTAGTACCGGATAGGGATAAGTTTTCCAGGTGTGGCAATGGCGATAATTCCGTTAGTCCTTTCCCGGTGATATCCGTGAAATTCAGATTTAAGCGGCGCAGATTTTGAAACTGGCTCACTGTTTTTAAATCCGCATCTTTCACCGGTAACTTGTTAAGCTCCAAAGAAACAATTTGTTGCTTAACCTCTTTTAAATCGGCTAATGTTTTAGCGGTAAAGGCTTGCTTATTATAAATGTTTACGGCCAATGCCGGGGATTCTTTAGCAAGGGGGGTAACTACGCGGTAATTTGTATTTAGCTTTTCAATAGTCTTTTCGTCAGCTGCCGCAAAATTATATTCTGGTGGAGCATCGGAATCAGGCTTTAAAAAAGTTGTGGCTAATAACCGCAACGAATCATTAGCTGGTAAGTCTATTACTTTTTCACTAAAATCAGCATTTGCTTTCACCCACAGGTATAATAACGCAGATTCATTAGGAGTAAGCTGCGTTTTACCAGCGGGCGGCATGTGCTTTTTATCTTCTACTGGCAAATGAATGCGTTGGAGCAATAAACTTTTTTCTGGCTTACCCGCCACGAATAACTTACCAGTTTTGCCTCC
This region includes:
- a CDS encoding c-type cytochrome domain-containing protein, translating into MKSNLKGYAENLVFAFNVFILFFLVFEKYLSVPFWLQPLGRMHPVLLHFPIVILLLAMVLEFFRFNSKYRTQEFYQSFTSNLFLAGILTSAVTILMGLFLSKEEGYDGSILQWHKWLGVSILFFTSIFYWIQQTKWYNDRTAKFGALVTTFTLIFVGHYGAILTHGENFILEPITIAEVPAIPLEQAVVFEHVVQPIFEKKCSNCHNPDKIKGKLILTDSASIQKGGKTGKLFVAGKPEKSLLLQRIHLPVEDKKHMPPAGKTQLTPNESALLYLWVKANADFSEKVIDLPANDSLRLLATTFLKPDSDAPPEYNFAAADEKTIEKLNTNYRVVTPLAKESPALAVNIYNKQAFTAKTLADLKEVKQQIVSLELNKLPVKDADLKTVSQFQNLRRLNLNFTDITGKGLTELSPLPHLENLSLSGTNLHYQDLQKQLPGFKNLHTLTLWNTGLTDTEIQQLQRTYKNINFIAGFKDDGTRLIKLNPPQLKNSSPIFRETLPLQLFHPIKGVTIRYTLNGSEPDSSKSLIFKSGTILAGMTTLKARAYKTGWLGSEVAVFNLYRSNYKPDSVRLVYPLNRVHQASGAKTFFDGELGTFNANSPAWANNWAGFYKNEMELVSEFKQPILLSAVALNTLIESENNIFPPSTVEVWGGTTKDHLQLLATLKPKQPTQVNKPVIQLLESKFKPHPVSYLKIVAKPVKQLPGWHKSKGSPALLLIDEVFLN